One bacterium CG_4_10_14_0_2_um_filter_33_32 genomic window, CAATATTTTATTTCAATATCAACACCTGCAGGGAGACTTAAATTCATCAAAGCATCTATGGTTTTGGGGGTTGATTCTTTAATATCAATTAATCTCTTATGGATTCTCATTTCAAACTGTTCTCTGGAGTTTTTATGAACAAAAGGGGAACGTATAACTGTATATTTACTCTTTTCTGTGGGCAATGGAATTGGCCCGGCTACAGTTGCTCCAGTTCTTTCGGCAGCATCAATGATTTGCTTCACAGATTGATCTATAACTCGATGATCGTAAGCCTTTAATCTGATTCTTATTCTTGTTTTAACGTTCTTCTTTACCATTAATTAGTTCTTATTTTATTATTTTTGATACTACTCCTGCTCCTACGGTTCTTCCGCCTTCTCTAATGGCAAATCTCATTCCCTCTTCCATTGCAACAGGATTAATTAATTTGATCTTTAGATTTACGTTATCACCAGGAACAACAACTTCTACACCTTCTGGTAGATCAGTTACTTCTCCAGTAACATCAGTTGTTCGAACGTAAAACTGCGGTTTATAACCTTTAACAAAGGGAGTATGTCTTCCACCTTCATCTTTGGTTAAAA contains:
- a CDS encoding 30S ribosomal protein S10, which translates into the protein MVKKNVKTRIRIRLKAYDHRVIDQSVKQIIDAAERTGATVAGPIPLPTEKSKYTVIRSPFVHKNSREQFEMRIHKRLIDIKESTPKTIDALMNLSLPAGVDIEIKY